Proteins from one Aureimonas sp. SA4125 genomic window:
- a CDS encoding ABC transporter substrate-binding protein, producing MKIPVRFASALAVAVLVQPLAGAPVGAEDWPATVAEARGQTVYFNAWGGSENINRYLEWAAGRLEAEYGVTLRHVKLEDTATAVATVVAEKAAGKTSDGAVDLVWINGENFAAMKSQGLLAPGFATDLPNWAYVDTENKPTVSVDFTLPTDGQESPWGMAKLVFFADTARTGPIDAMPKSADELLDWAKAHPGRFSYPAPPDFIGSTFLKQVLSEAVADPAVLQRPVEEASFAAVTEPLFAYLDELTPVMWRQGRTFPQNYPAMKQLLADGELGIVFAFNPAEASGGIAAGELPDTVRSFTFARGTLGNTHFVAIPFNSSAKAGAKVVADFLLSPEAQARKEDPQYWGDPTVLAMDRLPPEDRAAFAAIDRGAATLAPEALGPVLPEPHPSWMGRIEAEWLKRYGS from the coding sequence ATGAAGATTCCTGTCAGGTTCGCCAGCGCGCTCGCTGTCGCAGTGCTCGTGCAACCCCTCGCCGGCGCCCCGGTCGGTGCCGAGGACTGGCCGGCGACGGTTGCCGAGGCGCGCGGCCAGACCGTCTATTTCAACGCCTGGGGCGGTTCGGAGAACATCAACCGCTATCTCGAATGGGCCGCAGGTCGGCTCGAGGCGGAGTACGGCGTCACGCTCCGGCACGTGAAGCTGGAGGATACCGCGACGGCGGTCGCCACCGTCGTGGCGGAGAAGGCGGCCGGCAAGACATCGGACGGGGCGGTGGACCTCGTCTGGATCAACGGCGAGAACTTTGCCGCAATGAAGAGCCAGGGCCTGCTGGCCCCGGGCTTTGCCACCGATCTGCCGAACTGGGCCTATGTCGACACGGAGAACAAGCCGACCGTCAGCGTCGATTTCACCCTTCCGACCGACGGCCAGGAATCACCCTGGGGCATGGCCAAGCTCGTCTTCTTCGCCGACACCGCGCGCACCGGCCCGATCGACGCCATGCCGAAATCCGCCGACGAACTCCTCGACTGGGCGAAGGCCCATCCCGGCCGCTTCTCCTATCCGGCGCCCCCGGACTTCATCGGCTCGACCTTCCTGAAGCAGGTGCTGTCGGAAGCCGTCGCCGACCCTGCCGTGCTGCAGAGGCCGGTGGAGGAAGCGTCGTTCGCCGCCGTCACGGAACCGCTGTTTGCCTATCTCGACGAACTGACGCCGGTGATGTGGCGGCAGGGCCGGACCTTTCCGCAGAACTACCCGGCGATGAAGCAGCTGCTCGCCGACGGTGAGCTCGGCATTGTCTTCGCCTTCAACCCGGCCGAGGCTTCGGGGGGTATTGCTGCCGGCGAACTGCCGGACACGGTGCGCTCCTTCACCTTCGCAAGGGGCACGCTCGGCAATACGCATTTCGTCGCCATCCCCTTCAATTCGAGCGCCAAGGCCGGGGCGAAGGTCGTCGCCGACTTCCTGCTCTCGCCCGAAGCGCAGGCCCGCAAGGAGGACCCGCAATACTGGGGAGACCCGACCGTTCTCGCCATGGACAGGCTTCCGCCCGAGGACCGTGCCGCCTTCGCCGCCATCGACCGCGGCGCCGCGACGCTCGCCCCGGAAGCGCTCGGGCCGGTGCTGCCCGAGCCGCATCCGAGCTGGATGGGCCGGATCGAGGCGGAATGGCTGAAGCGGTATGGGTCCTAA
- a CDS encoding SDR family oxidoreductase has translation MPSEAATDSRKALVLTGASRGIGHATVKRFSREGWRVITCSRQPFAEDCPWPAGPEDHIQVDLSDPEDVGFAISEIRRRLEANGSSLHALVNNAAISPKGEGGSRLDSIRTPMHMWRDVFQVNFFAPIMLARGLFKELSKAQGSIVSVTSIAGGRVHPFAGTAYATSKAALASLTREMAADFGPSGIRVNAIAPGEIDTAILSPGTEKLIENIPLRRLGQTSEVADIIYFLCSNQASYVTGGEIHINGGQHV, from the coding sequence ATGCCCAGCGAAGCCGCCACAGATTCCCGCAAGGCCCTCGTCCTCACCGGCGCCTCGCGCGGCATCGGTCATGCCACGGTCAAGCGCTTCTCGCGCGAGGGATGGCGGGTCATCACCTGCTCGCGCCAGCCCTTCGCGGAGGACTGTCCCTGGCCGGCCGGTCCCGAGGACCACATCCAGGTCGACCTTTCCGATCCCGAGGATGTGGGCTTCGCCATTTCCGAGATCCGGCGGCGGCTCGAGGCGAACGGCTCCAGCCTCCACGCCCTCGTCAACAATGCCGCGATCTCGCCGAAGGGCGAGGGCGGATCGCGGCTGGATTCCATCCGCACGCCCATGCACATGTGGCGCGACGTCTTCCAGGTGAACTTCTTTGCCCCGATCATGCTGGCGCGCGGCCTGTTCAAGGAACTGTCGAAGGCGCAGGGCTCGATCGTCTCGGTCACCTCGATCGCCGGCGGGCGGGTGCATCCTTTCGCCGGCACCGCCTACGCCACGTCGAAGGCGGCGCTCGCCTCGCTGACGCGCGAGATGGCCGCCGATTTCGGTCCCTCCGGCATCCGCGTCAACGCCATCGCGCCGGGCGAGATCGATACCGCGATCCTGTCGCCGGGTACCGAGAAGCTGATCGAGAACATTCCCCTGCGCCGCCTCGGCCAAACCTCGGAAGTCGCCGACATCATCTATTTCCTGTGCTCGAACCAGGCGAGCTACGTCACCGGCGGCGAGATCCACATCAATGGCGGCCAGCACGTCTGA